In Paludibaculum fermentans, the genomic stretch GCGGAAAAACGGGACCTTGACTCAAAGGGTAAGGTCAAGAACACGGAATCCGATACCTTTGATGTCATTATGATCGGCGAACGGCCCTACAGCCGCAAGATCGCCCACAACGACAAGCCGCTTTCGGACAGAGAGGCGGCCAAAGCGCAGCAGGAGTTCGACAAAGAGCTGAAGAAGCGGCAGGACGAGAATCCGGATCAACGCCGGAAGAGGCTGGCCGAGGAGGAAAAACGCCGCCAGGAGAGCCGCGCCTTCCTGGCTGAGATCCCGGATGCCTTTCAACTCACACTCGCGGGCACAGACTGGGTGGACGGCCATCCGGCCTGGATCATCGACGCCCAGCCCCGCCCGGGCTTCAAAGGCAAGGCCAAGCGCTGGGAACTGCTCACCAAGTTCAAGGGCCGCATCTGGGTGGACCAGGCGGAATACCAGTGGGTGCGGGTGGAAGCGGAGACCATTGCCCCCGTTTCGTTCGGTTGGGTGTTGGCGCGCCTGGATCCGGGCGCCAAGCTCACTTTCCGCCAGGCGCGGATCAATGCCGAGGTCTGGCTGCCCGTGTATGCGGTGACCCATCTCGACGCCCGCCTCGGTCTCATCAAGAAGCTGCGGGCGGATGTCGAGGTGACTTGGAAGGACTATCGCAAGTTCCAGACCGATAGCCGCCTGCTGCCGGCTGGAGAGTCCCCGGACCAATCGAAACCTTAACCGGTTTGTTCCACTGGTCTCGAACCCAGAACCCAACGGTTTGGGACGAAGTGCTATTTGGGCTTGAGAGCGGTTTCCAGGAGGGCGGCGGCGTCGGTGAAGCCTCCGGCGCGGGCCAGTTCCAGGGGCGTGCGGCCGGCTTTGTTGCGGAGACGGGGGTTGGCGCCTTTGGCCAGGAGAACCTGCACCACCTCCAGACGGCCCCAACTGGCCGCTACGTGCAGCGGGGTGGAGCCGCTGTCGGTATCCGGGACATCCAGCTTCGCTCCCTTTTCCAGGAGGAGTTCCACTACGGATTTCTGGCCGGCCAGGGCCGCATCGTGAAGGGCGGTGGAACCGGCGGGGGTGACGGCGTTCACGTCGGCGCCGTGCTCGATGAGAAGTTCCACGATCTGGCGATGGCCTTTCAGGGCGGCGTCGGAGAGCAGGGGTTTCGGGTTCGCCCCGAGTGAGAGCATCATGGCCACGACGTCCGTTTGGCCTCGCAGGACCGCCTCGCGGAGCTGGCGCTCCATGCTGAGGGGCGCGCCCTTGGCCGAGAGCAGTTCCATCACCCGGGTGTGTTTGTAGCGCAGAGCCTCGTCCATGGGGGTGGCGTTGGAGTTGTCGCGGGCGTTCACGTCGGCTCCGGCGGCGAGCAGGACTTCGACGACGTCCGAGTGGCCTTTGACGGCGGCCTCGTGGAGGGGGGTCTGGCCGGTCTCCTCGCTGCGGATGTTGACCCTGGCGCCGCGGTCGAGCAGGAGCTTGGCTACGTCGGCATGGCCCTTCCAGGCGGCTTCGTCGAGGGGCGTGGAGCCGCTGGCGTCGCGAATGTTCACGTTGGCGCCCTTGTCGAGCAGGAGTTGGACCAGTTCGAGGTGGCCGCGGTTGGCGGCGAGATGGAGGGCGGTGGCGCCGTTCTTGTAGGCCGCGTTGAGGTCGGCCCCGTTTTTGAGCAGGATTTCGACGACCGGCTGGCGGTTCATGAGGACGGCGTAGTGGAGAGGGGTGGAGCCGGCTTCTTTGTGGCGGGCGTTGACGTTGGCTTTGTAGCTGATGAGGAGTTCGACGATGGCGGATTCGCCGCTCCAGGCTGCGTCGTGAAGGGGGGTTCCGCCCAGGGTGTCGTAGGCGTTGGGATCAGCGCCCTTGGAGAGGAGGGTACCTACCGTTTCGATGTCTCCGCTGCGAGCGGCTGTGTGGAGGTCGGAACAACAGAGGAGAGCCAGCAGCAGGGGGGCGATCATGGGTAGACCGGGAGGCGGCGCCGCGGGTGGCACCGCCTCAATTCGATCGTAGTCCTAAACGGCTTGCGTGGATTCTTCGCGAATCGCCATGGGGACGTACTCGCGTTCGTCGTAGCCGAGGTAGACCTGGCGCGGGCGGACGATGCGCTGTTCCGGATCGAGGATCTGTTCTTCCCACTGCGACAGCCAGCCCGGCGTACGGGGGATGGCGAAGAGGACGGGGAACATCTCGGTGGGGAAGCCCATGGCCTGGTAGATGAGGCCGGAGTAGAAGTCGACGTTGGGGTAGAGCTTGCGGCCGACGAAGTAGTCGTCTTCGAGGGCGATGCGCTCGAGTTCGAGGGCGATGTCGAGCAGCGGGTTGCGACCGGTGACTTCGAAGACTTCAAAGGCCACCTTCTTAATGATCTTGGCGCGGGGGTCGTAGTTCTTGTAGACGCGGTGGCCGAAGCCCATGAGGCGCTGGCCTTCGCCGGCCTTGACGCGGCGGATGAACTCGGGGACACGATCCTTGGAGCCGATTTCGACCAGCATCTTGAGGACGGCTTCGTTGGCGCCGCCGTGGAGCGGGCCGTAGAGGGCGGCGGCTGCGCCGGCGAGGGCGGTGAAGGGGTCGCAGTGGCTGGAGCCGATGCCGCGCATCGTCGTGGTGGAGCAGTTCTGCTCGTGGTCGGCGTGCAGGATGAAGAGGACATCCATGGCGCGTTCCAGCACGGGGTTGGGCTTGAACTTCGTTTCGGTGCCCTTGAACATCATGTTCAGGAAGTTGCCGGCGTAGCTGAGGTCGTTATCGGGGTACGCGAACGGCATGCCGATGGAGTGGCGGTGGCAGAAGGCGGCGATGGTGGGCATCTTGGCCACCATGCGTTCGAACTGGATGACGCGGTTCTGGGCGTCGAAGATGTTTTTGACTTCGCGGTAGAAGGTGGAGAGGGCGGCCACGGTGGAGAGGAAGGCGCCCATGGGGTGCGAGTCGTGGCGGAAGCCGTCGATAAACTTCTTGGTCTGCTCGTGGATGATGGTGTGGCTGAGCACCGTCCGCTTGAAGTCATCGAGCTGGGAGCGGGTGGGCAATTCTCCGAAGTAGAGGAGGTAAGCCACCTCGAGGAAGTCGCTCTGCTCGGCTAGCTGCTCGATGGGGTAGCCGCGGTAGCGCAGAATGCCCTTGTCGCCGTCGATGAACGTGATCCGGCTTTTGCAGGCGGCGGTGTTCATGAAGCCGGGGTCGTAGGCCATCAGACCGAAGTCTTCCTCGTCGGTCTTGATCTTGCGCAGATCCAGGGCTTTGATCGTTCCATCCTCGATCGGAACTTCGTAGGTCTTACCGGTTCGGTTGTCTGTAATAGAGAGGGTGTCAGGCATAGGGCTACCGCTAACGAGAATTAGTGCCGGGGTGAAACAACGACAATTCTAGCTCATCAGATGTTTCGGACGCGCAGCATGACGCAAAAGCCATATAATCCGTCACATGGCTGCACGTTTCAGGTCCCTCGCCCCTCGTGTGTTCACTCTCACGCTTTTCTGTGCCGCATTGGGCTTCGCGCAAGCGAAACGGCCCATTCTGCACAAGGATTTCGATGCCTGGCGGTCGATCACCGGCCAGACGCTGTCGCGTGACGGGAAGTTTCTGGCGTACGCGTACATGCCGCAGGATGGAGACGGGGACCTGGTTGTCCGCGAGCTCGCGACAGGCAAGGAATGGCGGCAGAGTGTGGGTGCGCTGCCTCCTCCGGCGATCGTCCCGGTGGATGTGGAGACGCCGCCGCCGCCGCGTACGGTGAAGATGAGCTTCACCAGCGATGGGCAGTACCTGATCGCGCAGACCTATCCCGCCAAGGCGGCGACCGAGCAGGCCAGGAAGGCGAAGAAGAAGGCCGAAGAGATGCCGAAGCAGGGGCTGCTGATCCTGAAGCTGGGCGGCGGCGAGGCGGTGCGTGTCGAGAACGTGAAGAGCTTCCAGGTGCCCGAGAAGGGTGGACCCTGGCTGGCATACCTGAAAGAGCCCGCGGTGCCGGTGAAGCCGACCGATGCGGTGAAGACTACGGAGCAGGACGGGGACGGCGAGGATCAGGCTCGTGGAGCGGCTGGACGCGGAGCGGCGGGCGGCAAGAAGGAGTTCGGGACGGAGCTGGTGTTGCGCAACCTGACGAAGGCCGAGGGCGGCGAGCGGACGTTTGCGAACGCGTCGGAGTACACGATTGCACGGGATGGGAAGACGTTGGTGTACGCCGTTTCTTCGAAGAAAGAAGAGGAGAACGGGGTCTATGCGGTGGCGACCACGGCGGAGGGGGCTCCGGCGGCGCTGGCGTCTGGCAAGGGCAAGTACTCCAAGATTGCGTGGAGCCGGGAGCAGGACAAGCTGGCGTTCCTGTTTGAGAAGAGCGCGATGCTTTGGGACGGGTCGGCCGGCAAGGCAGTGGAAGTGGTAAACGCGCAGACGGCCGGGCTGCCGGCGGGCATGGTGGTGAGCGACAAGGGCGCGGTGACTTTTTCGCGCGACGGGAAGCGGCTGTATGTGCCGGTGGCGGCTCCGCCGAAGGCCGAGAAGCCGGCGGAGGAGGCGGCGCCGAACGATGAGAAGGTCCTGATGGACCTGTGGCGCTGGAACGATGACCTGGTGCAGCCGATGCAGAAGGTGCGGGCGACCCAGGAGCGGAACCGGACCTATCGCGGGGTGTACGACATCGCGGCGAAGAAGTATGTCCAGTTGGCGACGCCTGCGATGCAGACGGTGCTGCCGACGGATGACGGCCTGCTGGCCCTGGGGCTGGACGACCGGGCCTGGCGGCGGATGATCGACTACGACTCGACGTATCAGGATGTGTACCTGGTGAATGGCAACAGCGGCCAGCGGAAGCTGATGCTGCGGCAGTTGCCGGGGGGCGGCGGGCCGGGCGGTGGAGTGCTGCAGATTGCTCCGGATGGCAAGCACGCGTTCTACTACAATGCCAAGGCGTGGCACGTGATGACGTTGCCGGAGGGGGCTTCGAAGAACGTGAGTTCGTCTTTGGGCGTGGCGTTCTTTGACGAAGAAGACGACACGCCGAACCCGCCGGGCTCGTATGGGCACTCCGGGTGGGCCAAGGACAGCCAGAGTTTCTTCGTGAACGACCAGTACGACGTGTGGCAGGTTTTCGTGGACGGGCGGCCGGCGCGGAACCTGACGTCGGGCGAGGGGCGGAAGGCGAAGATCCAGTTCCGCATCCAGCGAGTGGATGCGGTGGACGAGAGTGAGGACCGGGGCCAGGACGCGACGAAGCCGTTCACGTTCCGGGCTGAGAGTGAAGAGACCCGGGAGAGCGGGTTCTACCGCGTGACGGGCACGGGCGCGCCGCAGCGGCTGTTGTGGGGTGCGAAGAACTACCGGTTCGCCACACGGGCGAAGGACGCCGATGTCGTACTGATCACGGCATCGCGCTTCGATGAGTTCCCTGACCTGCAGTTGACGAACGCCAGCTTCGCCGCTCCGAGGAAGGTGAGCAACGGCGCGGCGCAGATGGAGCCGTTTTTGTGGGGCCAGGGTGAGCTGGTGTCGTACAAGAACGTGGATGGTGTGCCGCTGCGGGCGGCGCTGTACAAGCCGGCGAACTTCGACCCGAAGAAGAAGTACCCGATGATCGTGTACATCTACGAGAAGCTGTCGCAGGGCGTGCACGCGTTCGTGGAACCGCGGCCGGGCCACAGCATCAACTTCAGCCAGTACACGTCGCAGGGGTATGTGATTCTGACTCCGGACATCGTGTACTCGGTGGGGCATCCTGGCCAGAGCGCGCTG encodes the following:
- a CDS encoding ankyrin repeat domain-containing protein, whose translation is MIAPLLLALLCCSDLHTAARSGDIETVGTLLSKGADPNAYDTLGGTPLHDAAWSGESAIVELLISYKANVNARHKEAGSTPLHYAVLMNRQPVVEILLKNGADLNAAYKNGATALHLAANRGHLELVQLLLDKGANVNIRDASGSTPLDEAAWKGHADVAKLLLDRGARVNIRSEETGQTPLHEAAVKGHSDVVEVLLAAGADVNARDNSNATPMDEALRYKHTRVMELLSAKGAPLSMERQLREAVLRGQTDVVAMMLSLGANPKPLLSDAALKGHRQIVELLIEHGADVNAVTPAGSTALHDAALAGQKSVVELLLEKGAKLDVPDTDSGSTPLHVAASWGRLEVVQVLLAKGANPRLRNKAGRTPLELARAGGFTDAAALLETALKPK
- a CDS encoding citrate synthase, whose amino-acid sequence is MPDTLSITDNRTGKTYEVPIEDGTIKALDLRKIKTDEEDFGLMAYDPGFMNTAACKSRITFIDGDKGILRYRGYPIEQLAEQSDFLEVAYLLYFGELPTRSQLDDFKRTVLSHTIIHEQTKKFIDGFRHDSHPMGAFLSTVAALSTFYREVKNIFDAQNRVIQFERMVAKMPTIAAFCHRHSIGMPFAYPDNDLSYAGNFLNMMFKGTETKFKPNPVLERAMDVLFILHADHEQNCSTTTMRGIGSSHCDPFTALAGAAAALYGPLHGGANEAVLKMLVEIGSKDRVPEFIRRVKAGEGQRLMGFGHRVYKNYDPRAKIIKKVAFEVFEVTGRNPLLDIALELERIALEDDYFVGRKLYPNVDFYSGLIYQAMGFPTEMFPVLFAIPRTPGWLSQWEEQILDPEQRIVRPRQVYLGYDEREYVPMAIREESTQAV
- a CDS encoding alpha/beta hydrolase family protein — encoded protein: MAARFRSLAPRVFTLTLFCAALGFAQAKRPILHKDFDAWRSITGQTLSRDGKFLAYAYMPQDGDGDLVVRELATGKEWRQSVGALPPPAIVPVDVETPPPPRTVKMSFTSDGQYLIAQTYPAKAATEQARKAKKKAEEMPKQGLLILKLGGGEAVRVENVKSFQVPEKGGPWLAYLKEPAVPVKPTDAVKTTEQDGDGEDQARGAAGRGAAGGKKEFGTELVLRNLTKAEGGERTFANASEYTIARDGKTLVYAVSSKKEEENGVYAVATTAEGAPAALASGKGKYSKIAWSREQDKLAFLFEKSAMLWDGSAGKAVEVVNAQTAGLPAGMVVSDKGAVTFSRDGKRLYVPVAAPPKAEKPAEEAAPNDEKVLMDLWRWNDDLVQPMQKVRATQERNRTYRGVYDIAAKKYVQLATPAMQTVLPTDDGLLALGLDDRAWRRMIDYDSTYQDVYLVNGNSGQRKLMLRQLPGGGGPGGGVLQIAPDGKHAFYYNAKAWHVMTLPEGASKNVSSSLGVAFFDEEDDTPNPPGSYGHSGWAKDSQSFFVNDQYDVWQVFVDGRPARNLTSGEGRKAKIQFRIQRVDAVDESEDRGQDATKPFTFRAESEETRESGFYRVTGTGAPQRLLWGAKNYRFATRAKDADVVLITASRFDEFPDLQLTNASFAAPRKVSNGAAQMEPFLWGQGELVSYKNVDGVPLRAALYKPANFDPKKKYPMIVYIYEKLSQGVHAFVEPRPGHSINFSQYTSQGYVILTPDIVYSVGHPGQSALKCVLPAIQSVVDLGFIDEKRIGIQGHSWGGYQIAYMVTQTNRFRAAEAGAPVGNMTSAYSGIRWGSGMPRQFQYEKTQSRIGPSLYDNPLLYIENSPIFQVKRVETPMLILHDDNDDAVPWYQGIEFFLALRRTGKEAYLMNYNGELHGLRRRPDQKDYAIRMQQFFDHFLKDADKPEWMEKGIPFIEREEEKERFEKLTDQR